TGGAACGCACCGGGGTCCCATCATGAATATTCCCCCCAGTGGCCGGAAGCTGGAGGTGACAGGCGTTTCCATTCTCCTGATCGAGGATGGATTGGTCCGGCGAGGCCGGTACATTTGGGACGTCGCCGGCGTGCTGCGCAAGATCGGGCTTCTGCCGGACCTGGCATGAGCGCTGTCGGAGAGTTGGGCGCCTGGCATGAACCAGTGAACGAGGATTGTGGATATGGCCCTCTATTCCTTTACCACCATCTGGCGTGTGACCGCACCGGTCCAGTCTGTCTGGGATGCCATTGCGCGTCCGGAGGAGTGGCCTGTCTGGTGGCGTGGTGTAGAAGCGGTGGAGGTGCTCCATCCAGGCGACAGTGCCGGCCTCGGCGCCCGCCGGCGTTTTACCTTTCGGAGCCGGCTGCCCTATCGCCTGATCTTCGAGATGGAGACCACCCACCTGGCGCCACCCCACGTGCTGATCGGTCGCGCCGAAGGGGAGCTGCGGGGGGTGGGCTGTTGGCAGCTGGCCGAAAGTGCTGCCATGCAAGGGCCAGTCACCCTGGTGCGCTACGACTGGAATGTGGAGACGACCCGCCGGTGGATGAACCTGTTGGCTCCCCTGGCCCGGCCTATTTTTGCCTGGAACCACGACATCATCATGGCCTGGGGAGGCCAGGGGCTGGCCCGGCTGCTCGGCGCCCAGCTACTCCTATTCGATGAAGAAGGGAGCACCCTGGAACCCATCTGAGGCGAGCACGAGTGGCCTGATTACGCCAGCAAGGTTGTGGGAAGGTGACTCTGGTGCCCACGAAGGATCAACCTGTCCCTGGCTTCGCGTGTTGCGCCGCTTGCCCCATGCCAAATACCGCATTTGTCGGATGTCGGATCGACGGTAAGCGTACTAGCCTGTAGCAGAACTCGGGAGAAGGTTTAACGCCTTTCCCTCCCTGATTTTAATCATAACGGCAAGACAGACAGTTCTGCAGAGGGCCAGGATCCATGAGACAAAGCGGCATGATTTTGCGGAAATCGGTGTGGAGAAAGCGGGCAATATCGGGCCGTCCCTGGCTTCCGATTGCTGCCCTGCCCCTGAGTGGAGTGGCCATTTTGGTGGCACTGCTGGTCCTGTTGGGAGGGCCGGGGGTGGTTTGGGCCGATTCACCGCCGCTGGCCATATACAGCGCGGCGATGGGTACCTCCCACGAGCCTGCAGCGCCCGGCTGGATGGCGACCGGCGAAAACATCAACGATCGACTGGGGATATCCGTGGCCAGCGCGGGCGATGTGAACAATGACGGCTACGATGACCTGGTAGCGGCTGCGGGGGGCTATCCTGGCGGCGTTTCCAGGGGGCGAGTTTATGTGTATCATGGCGGCCCCGGAGGGCCAGACACCATTCCCGAGCGGACGCTGACGGGCGAGGCCGATAATGACCAATTTGGCTTCTCCGTGGCCGGTGCGGGGGATGTCAACGGCGACGGTTATGGCGATCTCCTGGTAGGCGCCTATCAGAATGACCAGGGCGGTAATGGAGCTGGCAAGTTCTACCTCTATTATGGCAGTGCCGGCGGCGTTGGTGACATACCGGCGTTTACGGCCACGGGGGAACAGGCCGGCGACAGCTTCGGCTGGCGGGTGGCTGCTGCTGGAGATGTGAATGGAGATAGCTACGACGATGTGCTGGTCACCGCGCCTGGCTATCCGGCCGGGGCGAAGGCAGGGCGGGTGTATCTCTTTTATG
The DNA window shown above is from Litorilinea aerophila and carries:
- a CDS encoding SRPBCC family protein, which translates into the protein MALYSFTTIWRVTAPVQSVWDAIARPEEWPVWWRGVEAVEVLHPGDSAGLGARRRFTFRSRLPYRLIFEMETTHLAPPHVLIGRAEGELRGVGCWQLAESAAMQGPVTLVRYDWNVETTRRWMNLLAPLARPIFAWNHDIIMAWGGQGLARLLGAQLLLFDEEGSTLEPI